CTATATTCTGTGGCAATTCTGGCCCCAGAACACCACACAACACCACGCAGATGACCAGCACACACCAAAAGCACACCACTAACACATCACTGCCATTGTCCATACAGTGTCCTAAACATGTTAATGTCCACAACCAAACTGCGTTTTCAGAACAATGCAATTGTCCACACGGTGTCCTTAATAAACATGTTAATGTCCACAACACACTCCTTTGTATAATCACGTAACAAGCACAACACCACCAACAACACGATACATCCCAGAGATACATAGCATAGCAGCAACAACAAGATACATCCCAGAGATACCTAGAGCTGTTCAGGTGGCTCTACTCATGAAGTCCGCTCCAACGTTATCCCTGCCTTGAACATATTCCACCTGAAATGATTATTCTTGCAAGGCCAAACTGGATTTACTGCAGTCCTTACTCCGCTTCTCTTTGCTATGCTTTTCCTTGCTTCCGTGCTTATCCTTGTTTTTCTCCTTGCTTTGTTCCTTTTCTTTACTTTGCTTATCCTTGTTGCCTTTCTCCTTGCTGCTCTTTTCCTTGCTGTGCCTCTTGGAGCCCCGCTTTTTGCTCGCCTTCTCCTTACTGCCTTTGTCCGCCTTCTTGCTTCCTTTGCCCACCTTCTCCTTGCTGGACTTTGCCTTGCCAGGCTTCTCCTTGCTTCTGGATCTCGATCTGCCTTCCTTAGAGGAGCCTTTTTTGGCCTTCTTGGACTTGCACTTGCCTCCCCCTTTCTCTTTGGTGCTCTTGCTACTCTTGCTGCTTTTGCTGCTTAGCCAGGGACAGaaaccattctttttcttcttctctttactatccttgcctttgcttttcttgtctTTGCTGTTACTCTTCTTGTCTTTGGACTTGTCCTTGCTCTTGCTCTTCTTCTCTTTGGACTTGTCTTTGCTCTTGCTCTTATTGTCTTTGGACTTCTTCTCCTTACCCACATTCTTTCCAAACGCTGCGTTGCTCTGCCTGTCGCTTGTTCTCTTGTCTCCACTGCCGACGAGAAACTGACTGCCCCACCACACACCTGAGCTGTTGTGGGCATTTCCTTTTTTGGGTTTTCTTCAACGTCGAGCATCCTCCACTCAGGATCGAGGTCCTCAACACTTCTTGCACCCGTAATGTTTCCCACGTTGAGATCGTAGATGGGTTGCTCTACGCATTTTGCCACTACCTGTCCAGTATAATATCGTGTGGACACTAGAATCCTGGCTTCAGGAAGGTACCCTACTCTCCTATCTGCGAGAGTGAGGGCCGACGTTTGCCATGTAAGCTCCTCGTCCTTCACCAGGCTTCTCCTAACCAAAGCTGTTAGGAGAAGCTGTGTTGGCTCTGCTGTCTCTAAGCACCAATACAGGACGGTCCCCTATTTGCCGAACCACCACGGGCATTGCTATTTTGACTTGGGTGCTAAATTCACCACCTCATTTCCCAGCGGCGTTTGCTCTCCTTTCAGATGTGGAACTTCAGGTGGTGTGACAAGCTCTGCCCGAGAGTCGAAAACGAATGCAGATTGGTCTTGCCCCAGAGCTATCCGCTCGAATCGTTGCAGATACGCGTCCACATCATCTCCTTTGTCATCAAAAGGAGCCATTGACTTTCTTGGACAAACCCTGGCCGGTCTAAGAGATTCGGTACCCGCTAAGAAACGCTCATCATCGCCCGTGATCCCCTCATAGCCTCCTGCGATATGCGCCTGTTTCCACAAAAGGAACTGCTTCTCACGTTCTATCCTTCTTTTCTCCTGCTCTTCTGCCTCGCGAGCTCTTCTAGCCTCTCGCTCTTCTGCCTCGCGAGTGTCTGCGCGTGCTTGcgccctttcctctctcttcctttttgcttcttctttcttctcgtcccAGAGACGCATCGCCTCTTCCTTGCTTAGCCCTAGCTTGAGCGCAAGTTCTAGCGTTTTTGCCAAATCCATACTTTCTGCCGTCGAGAGATCGGAAAGTCCGGgacaaagcaaaaagaaacacgGAAATGAATCCTGGCAGCCtcgccacttgtctttgtcacggatctcctccggagAACACTCTGGCCGAAAGAATGGACGGGGCAACAGGTGTGcccacacagacagacagacaatgaacttttaatgaggtcctgagggactagccggtggagacccgttggggcccccggctcgccgctggctgttcccatgtcggaatcgggaggccaagcctctccgctctttcacgggccctctggacggccatggactggagcttgagttgcgtactagatatggcctcgtcccagtcccgttcgctggtgagggacgtatcccgtaacgcaggacactgccagagcatatgaggtagagtgctaacctccccacaatccgggcactgtgggtcaatttctggataaatcctgcttaagaaacctcgcgagggatatgacctcgcctgaagcatcctaagcgtgatcgattgtgatctgcatagatttggatgtggaggcgggaagcgcctgcgttcctctttataatgggagacgatctcgtgaaaggttaataagaggtcgctgtggccgagctcctccgaatccaatgtagccccatcgccgtcgcgGCACGTTAATTCTCCCGCACGGCGGTGAGCAATTTCATTGGGGTTCGGGCGGTCcggcagcacgttgtcgcccatgtgagctgggaaccatataatataatgcacggggtcacaattagttctgaacttgtttttcagaatcgcctccacctgtctcgcaaccattcccgaagcgaaagccctgacggccgcgcgtgagtcagtgtagatatacACAGACTCACATTTAATACAACCCACGCGACACCAATAgcagcacacaaacctaacaaaactaacacacaAGATACAAAGACTGCCAGTACACACGTCCCAGTAACACTACACTAGCGTTCTACTGATAGTAgttggcgttcgtgctcacgtctggttcgACGCGGGTGAGGTGTGGTGTCGGTCCCTTGGCCGACGTCGGAGTGGCGTTTGACGTTCCAGGGCTGGCGTCGCTGGCAGCGTTGTCGGCTGCGTCGTACACGCTCCCGGCCCAAGCGCCCGTGGAGGTGTGGCCGATGATGTTGGCGCTGGGGCACCACCCGGAAGAGTGGCAACAGCGGTAGAgacacccctggccgtagcagctggtggcgtcctccgtggactccccggaacgggctcaggaacggcaggaCGTCTGCGGTGCAAAGCCGTAGAACACGAGCACGccggagcagtagccggcgtcgctctcttccggtcgAACCGTCCCTGACCCGCCGAGTCTCCGCTGCTTTCTTCTTCCCCCTCGTGTCTCGCCCTTCCTCGCTCTTTTACAGCTTTCTTGTTAttccacgtaatccttctcttcgtcttcttctcttctccaccaatcatcgctttccatctcaccggaTACTTCTCAACCAATCATCTCTTGTCACATCACTGAGaacttcttcttcatcttctttcgTCTTCGGTTAATCCACGTCATTCCTAACGCCCTCCTCGTCGTCatcttgaaacctttcttcgtctaccattttattttatcttccctcttatatgtgacaCTCCTATCCTGAATGCCTGGACTCCCCACACCAGTTTCGCCAGTTCCTTGCAGAACAGCGAGTCCCGGCCATAGCACTGGAGCAGGTCCAATTCCTCCTTGTTAATGTATACATTTCCTAGGTTTACCTCCAGTAAAAGAGGGCAGAGACATATTAAGACTGCTTACATGCGGGATCGTGAAACCCCTTTAGTGAACTATATCGCTACAATGCGACTTGCGCAAAATGGCACAGGTACTAGACACACCTTAAAAAGAATGACAACCGATTTTTACGCACCTAGTTCTTGATGGCGTAAtgcaaagctcaccctcggtagtgtttacatctgcagcagttacttccaaaagcacatgtatatttagcaagcagaatttttagatctgagcagcctctaaaaaaatGAGACCCTCCTCCACCAACGCTGTGAAGTGAGAGCGATGTATACAGCCCGCCTCGTAAACTGTTAAAGCCACCCATCGTGCTTCTTTCACAGGAGTTAGTGTAACTGCGAGtaaccacctacattttgaccttttcTGCCACGTTTAAATATAAAAAGCTGATACAATAAGCTCACGTTGTTGCACAggcatttcttatatttgtagcgCATCTTTATCCAAGTATgcgcctacgtcatggctggctacCCCTGTCGTCGTTCTGTCGACAGA
The nucleotide sequence above comes from Dermacentor andersoni chromosome 10, qqDerAnde1_hic_scaffold, whole genome shotgun sequence. Encoded proteins:
- the LOC126519213 gene encoding uncharacterized protein, with translation MRSANIIGHTSTGAWAGSVYDAADNAASDASPGTSNATPTSAKGPTPHLTRVEPDFLVGSGDKRTSDRQSNAAFGKNVGKEKKSKDNKSKSKDKSKEKKSKSKDKSKDKKSNSKDKKSKGKDSKEKKKKNGFCPWLSSKSSKSSKSTKEKGGGKCKSKKAKKGSSKEGRSRSRSKEKPGKAKSSKEKVGKGSKKADKGSKEKASKKRGSKRHSKEKSSKEKGNKDKQSKEKEQSKEKNKDKHGSKEKHSKEKRSKDCSKSSLALQE